One genomic region from Drosophila busckii strain San Diego stock center, stock number 13000-0081.31 chromosome 3R, ASM1175060v1, whole genome shotgun sequence encodes:
- the LOC108601300 gene encoding seminase-like — translation MILKVESRLYKLNVRKLTKKAKRSWNGDKFNGWVVRITEFSGPFACCGSYVSPLIVLSSANCLHEHRPVLSGGAVESVTLYGNEKNNFAFIEFIYLPHNFVKNSNYMDIGVVQLMKPVPGKRVEFIKLCSSSLNAPMPMRSYAWGYDSQRIAPISMDIRNGTVHLLEHSNCVDQYKQYINIRISSTAMCVQQPKNRLDCLYDAGCPLVDSNELCGIVSLGPSCEDTSNPGIYTKIADVRLFIDEVESAAMMDDAKQRIVPKIPFVRFCMRNLNKTKLFI, via the coding sequence ATGATATTAAAGGTCGAGAGCAggctttataaattgaatgtACGCAAGCTGACGAAGAAGGCAAAGCGGAGTTGGAATGGTGATAAATTCAATGGCTGGGTGGTGCGCATAACGGAATTCAGTGGTCCATTTGCCTGTTGTGGCTCCTACGTTTCACCACTGATTGTGTTAAGCTCCGCCAACTGCCTACACGAGCATCGTCCTGTTTTGAGCGGCGGTGCAGTTGAGTCAGTTACACTTTACGGCAATGAGAAGAACAATTTTGCGTTTATAGAGTTCATCTATCTGCCGCACAACtttgtaaaaaattcaaactatATGGACATTGGCGTTGTGCAATTGATGAAACCTGTACCAGGCAAGCGAGTGGAATTCATCAAGCTGTGTTCGTCGAGTCTCAATGCCCCTATGCCAATGCGAAGCTACGCCTGGGGCTATGACAGTCAACGAATTGCACCAATTTCAATGGATATTCGAAACGGAACAGTGCATCTCTTGGAGCACAGCAATTGCGTCGATCAGTACAAACAGTACATCAATATTCGAATATCCAGCACTGCGATGTGTGTCCAACAGCCCAAGAATCGGCTCGATTGCCTTTACGATGCCGGCTGTCCGTTGGTTGATTCCAATGAATTGTGTGGTATTGTGTCCTTGGGTCCTTCATGCGAAGACACTAGCAATCCTGGCATATATACGAAAATAGCTGATGTAAGACTTTTTATCGACGAGGTCGAAAGTGCCGCCATGATGGACGATGCTAAGCAACGAATAGTTCCAAAAATTCCATTTGTGCGTTTTTGTATGAGGAATTTAAATAAGACGAAACtgttcatttaa
- the LOC108602551 gene encoding seminase, translated as MRLLLIAFLICLMPTAWTKIYKGYISKRTKVQKRFWGGMDTNTGANFGGWLLRIMNSDGTFACGASYYAPMLVLTSANCIRPYRNSLDGVSVEGTAIYGEERDNYALIDTIYMPESFKPRQTDMDIAVVRLMRPIKGRLTEFIKLCETYPLTGMRMTAFAWGYDSFDVQPPSHLTKKGDVLVENFAECRRKFKGMLDLTLTSICVTEPKDPRLCLYDGGSPLIYKDELCGIVSYGSGCSNTSIPGVYTNIMEVKKYIFSIQKGIKSGAIE; from the coding sequence ATGCGACTCTTGTTGATCGCATTTTTAATCTGCCTGATGCCAACGGCATGgactaaaatttataaaggATATATATCGAAAAGAACGAAAGTCCAAAAACGTTTTTGGGGTGGGATGGATACAAATACTGGTGCTAATTTTGGCGGATGGTTGCTGCGCATTATGAACTCGGATGGCACATTTGCCTGCGGTGCTTCTTACTACGCGCCGATGTTGGTGCTAACCTCAGCGAATTGCATACGACCCTATAGAAATAGTTTGGATGGTGTAAGTGTCGAAGGCACCGCCATTTATGGTGAAGAGCGTGATAATTATGCACTAATAGATACAATCTATATGCCGGAGTCGTTTAAGCCGCGTCAAACAGACATGGATATTGCTGTAGTTCGACTTATGAGACCCATCAAAGGTAGATTAACTGAATTTATCAAATTGTGTGAAACATATCCTCTCACTGGCATGCGTATGACTGCCTTTGCCTGGGGCTATGATAGCTTCGATGTACAACCACCCAGTCATTTAACCAAGAAGGGAGATGTGTTAGTTGAGAATTTCGCGGAATGTCGACGCAAATTTAAAGGTATGCTAGACTTAACGCTTACAAGCATCTGCGTAACAGAGCCTAAGGATCCACGCTTATGCCTATATGATGGCGGTAGtcctttaatttataaagacGAACTCTGTGGCATTGTATCTTATGGCTCCGGATGCAGCAATACTTCGATTCCTGGGGTCTATACTAACATAATGGAggtcaaaaaatatatattttcaattcaaaaaggTATTAAAAGTGGCGCAATTGAGTAA
- the LOC108604792 gene encoding ubiquitin carboxyl-terminal hydrolase 8 isoform X1, whose protein sequence is MAQLKKLYMGVKLEDLEKMTKIQDVRKTSMKLLLNGAHKLYVIAEDHRLSGDQELAYINYVKYFNLLSAIHHKSDYNEHKLMVRQVLGDTEKNRRIMDTLELLTDALSKRYKQLVPTISDDTGLNVGSISLLPPEPIGQQSVNVPPDVEYEQLSIISCEALFQRMAKQSVLVMDCRHSADYEQSHLNYSYAFNVPEELIAPGMSAGKLQARLSSSAKASWAARSVKDSVVLMDWYSKDAHPADNTPIARLLNILKNYDPDVTYRMPIQILDGGYEYFLMMYPTHCSNPSVQAPYKNNNNNDIDSIDDIEYPSINDITMKEDIINARDFVQRPSINRASKQAALRIYDQSAQQQQQQPGQQIDEIMRVQAELLQAAKQNDELLDKEALKWQNMQDLKRLHAEGATLNSSEQNVVFNILQLESKAEDYKIENIHLRDELDRFKEQLQQQQLQANAEVTRLIESKILERQRLDAVNERNRLERARLMAIAREAKRHYKPPVGGDGDGLNIESPTEEPRPSYDRATKPLSPAAAAQATATAKPRVRDFSPVVGHDVGRGLTGLKNLGNTCYMNSIIQCLSNTAQLADYCISDKYKKQISRNNKTNGEVIEEVAALIKELWNGQYKCVASRDLRYVVGQYQKIFRGVDQQDSHEFLTILMDWLHSDLQTLQGKLEAEHSASRKAWVEFTKSKESVILHLFYGQMKSTVKCITCNKESATYECFSNLSLELPQNANLCYLNQCLDMYFSGEKIHGWNCPNCKTKRDAIKKLDISKLPPVLVIHLKRFYADPSNAGAYVKKQNYLQFPLENLEMKPYTAKAESRASTPKTYQLYAVSNHYGTMEGGHYTAFCKSANYGRWFKFDDQIVSHLDTSNVVSSAAYILFYTWLPPGPLTLS, encoded by the exons ATGGCACAGCTAAAGAAACTCTATATGGGAGTTAAATTGGAGGACCTAGagaaaatgacaaaaataCAAGACGTGCGCAAAACGAGCATGAAACT GTTACTCAATGGAGCGCACAAGCTGTACGTGATTGCTGAAGACCATCGTCTAAGTGGAGACCAGGAGCTGGCTTATATTAACTATGTGAAGTACTTCAATTTGCTGTCTGCGATACACCATAAATCGGACTACAATGAACACAAGTTGATGGTGCGGCAAGTGCTGGGTGACACAGAGAAAAACCGACGCATAATGGACACACTGGAGCTGCTAACTGATGCGCTAAGCAAGCGCTATAAGCAACTAGTGCCAACAATCTCAGACGATACTGGCCTAAATGTGGGCTCTATTAGTCTGCTGCCACCGGAACCAATTGGTCAGCAAAGTGTTAATGTGCCGCCAGACGTTGAATACGAACAGTTGAGCATTATCAGCTGCGAGGCGCTGTTTCAACGCATGGCAAAGCAATCCGTGCTGGTCATGGACTGTCGCCACAGCGCCGACTACGAGCAGTCCCATTTGAACTACAGTTATGCATTTAATGTGCCCGAGGAGCTCATAGCACCAGG catGTCGGCGGGCAAATTGCAGGCAcgcttgagcagcagcgccaaggCTTCGTGGGCTGCACGTTCTGTTAAGGATTCTGTAGTGCTAATGGACTGGTACAGCAAGGATGCGCATCCTGCGGACAATACGCCTATTGCTAGATTGTtgaatatattgaaaaat TATGATCCGGATGTGACCTATCGCATGCCCATACAAATATTAGATGGCGGCTATGAATACTTTTTAATGATGTATCCCACACACTGCAGCAATCCCAGCGTGCAGGCGCCttataagaacaacaacaacaacgatattGACAGCATTGATGACATTGAATATCCGTCAATTAATGACATTACCATGAAGGAAGATATTATAAACGCGCGTGATTTCGTACAGCGTCCAAGCATTAATCGCGCTAGcaaacaagcagcgctgcgAATTTACGATCaaagcgcgcagcagcagcaacaacagccggGACAACAAATTGATGAAATTATGCGGGTtcaagctgagctgctgcaggcagCTAAGCAAAACGACGAGCTGCTAGATAAGGAAGCACTCAAATGGCAGAATATGCAGGATCTAAAGCGGCTGCATGCTGAGGGTGCAACGCTAAACAGCTCGGAACAGAATGTGGTGTTTAATATATTGCAGCTCGAATCTAAAGCTGAGGATTAT AAAATTGAGAATATACACCTGCGTGATGAGCTTGATCGTTTcaaggagcagctgcagcaacagcaactgcaggcTAATGCCGAAGTCACCAGACTTATAGAGTCCAAAATACTTGAGCGCCAGCGACTGGATGCAGTAAATGAACGCAATCGTCTAGAGCGTGCGCGTCTTATGGCCATTGCGCGTGAAGCCAAGAGACATTATAAGCCGCCAGTTggtggcgatggcgatggcttGAACATAGAATCTCCAACTGAAGAGCCACGTCCCAGCTATGATCGTGCCACAAAGCCACtgagcccagcagcagcggcacaggcaacggcaacggccaAACCACGCGTGCGTGATTTTTCACCCGTTGTGGGCCATGATGTG gGACGTGGCCTAACTGGACTAAAGAATCTGGGCAATACTTGTTATATGAACAGCATTATACAGTGTCTTAGCAACACCGCCCAGCTGGCGGACTATTGTATTTCGGataagtataaaaaacaaattagtcgcaataacaaaacaaatggtGAGGTTATTGAGGAGGTAGCGGCGCTTATCAAGGAGCTATGGAATGGCCAATACAAGTGTGTGGCTAGTCGCGATTTACGC TATGTTGTCGGACAATATCAGAAAATATTCCGTGGCGTTGATCAACAGGATTCGCATGAGTTTCTTACCATACTCATGGATTGGCTGCACTCCGATTTGCAGACGTTGCAGGGCAAGCTTGAGGCCGAGCACAGTGCATCGCGTAAGGCTTGGGTTGAGTTCACCAAGTCGAAGGAGAGTgttatattgcatttattttatggccaAATGAAGAGCACCGTCAAGTGCATTACCTGCAACAAGGAGTCGGCAACATATGAGTGTTTCTCAAATCTTAGCCTGGAGCTGCCGCAAAACGCAAATCTATGTTATCTAAATCAATGCCTGGACATGTATTTTAGCGGTGAGAAAATCCACGGCTGGAATTGTCCGAATTGCAAAACCAAACGTGATGCCATCAAAAAGTTGGACATTTCCAAATTGCCCCCAGTGCTGGTCATACATCTAAAGCG CTTCTATGCTGATCCTAGCAATGCTGGTGCGTACGTTAAgaagcaaaattatttgcaatttcctTTGGAGAATCTGGAAATGAAACCCTATACAGCCAAAGCAGAATCACGTGCCAGCACGCCTAAGACTTATCAACTGTATGCGGTATCTAATCATTATGGCACCATGGAGGGCGGACATTATACGGCATTCTGCAAGAGCGCCAACTATGGACGTTGGTTTAAATTTGACGATCAGATTGTTTCTCACTTGGACACTTCAAATGTTGTTTCGAGCGCGGCCTACATACTATTTTATACCTGGTTACCCCCTGGACCATTAACACTATCATAG
- the LOC108604792 gene encoding ubiquitin carboxyl-terminal hydrolase 8 isoform X2 → MICVAGVKIQLPPTYSIYSSIFPLRRGRGLTGLKNLGNTCYMNSIIQCLSNTAQLADYCISDKYKKQISRNNKTNGEVIEEVAALIKELWNGQYKCVASRDLRYVVGQYQKIFRGVDQQDSHEFLTILMDWLHSDLQTLQGKLEAEHSASRKAWVEFTKSKESVILHLFYGQMKSTVKCITCNKESATYECFSNLSLELPQNANLCYLNQCLDMYFSGEKIHGWNCPNCKTKRDAIKKLDISKLPPVLVIHLKRFYADPSNAGAYVKKQNYLQFPLENLEMKPYTAKAESRASTPKTYQLYAVSNHYGTMEGGHYTAFCKSANYGRWFKFDDQIVSHLDTSNVVSSAAYILFYTWLPPGPLTLS, encoded by the exons atgaTTTGCGTAGCAGGTGTTAAAATACAGCTACCACCTACGTATAGCATTTACAGTTCCATATTTCCACTAAGACGC gGACGTGGCCTAACTGGACTAAAGAATCTGGGCAATACTTGTTATATGAACAGCATTATACAGTGTCTTAGCAACACCGCCCAGCTGGCGGACTATTGTATTTCGGataagtataaaaaacaaattagtcgcaataacaaaacaaatggtGAGGTTATTGAGGAGGTAGCGGCGCTTATCAAGGAGCTATGGAATGGCCAATACAAGTGTGTGGCTAGTCGCGATTTACGC TATGTTGTCGGACAATATCAGAAAATATTCCGTGGCGTTGATCAACAGGATTCGCATGAGTTTCTTACCATACTCATGGATTGGCTGCACTCCGATTTGCAGACGTTGCAGGGCAAGCTTGAGGCCGAGCACAGTGCATCGCGTAAGGCTTGGGTTGAGTTCACCAAGTCGAAGGAGAGTgttatattgcatttattttatggccaAATGAAGAGCACCGTCAAGTGCATTACCTGCAACAAGGAGTCGGCAACATATGAGTGTTTCTCAAATCTTAGCCTGGAGCTGCCGCAAAACGCAAATCTATGTTATCTAAATCAATGCCTGGACATGTATTTTAGCGGTGAGAAAATCCACGGCTGGAATTGTCCGAATTGCAAAACCAAACGTGATGCCATCAAAAAGTTGGACATTTCCAAATTGCCCCCAGTGCTGGTCATACATCTAAAGCG CTTCTATGCTGATCCTAGCAATGCTGGTGCGTACGTTAAgaagcaaaattatttgcaatttcctTTGGAGAATCTGGAAATGAAACCCTATACAGCCAAAGCAGAATCACGTGCCAGCACGCCTAAGACTTATCAACTGTATGCGGTATCTAATCATTATGGCACCATGGAGGGCGGACATTATACGGCATTCTGCAAGAGCGCCAACTATGGACGTTGGTTTAAATTTGACGATCAGATTGTTTCTCACTTGGACACTTCAAATGTTGTTTCGAGCGCGGCCTACATACTATTTTATACCTGGTTACCCCCTGGACCATTAACACTATCATAG
- the LOC108602209 gene encoding solute carrier family 35 member B1 homolog, with product MNIPEHSRFAIYAIGIFFSYFLYGIVQEKLTRGRYGDEVQPDGAVGERFTFTLALVFVQCLCNYLFAKGMLTVKPQKEDTTHYVQYAACSLTYLLAMVSTNMALRWVPYPTAVVGKSAKPIPVMILGVLIGRKSYSWTRYACVLTIVLGVILFMYKESKVSNLPKETTGLGELLLFLSLAMDGLTGAIQERMRAASAPSGQQMMLSMNYWSTIMLGAAMLITGEGKEFVQFALRHSEVWVHLSLIALCGALGQLFIFLMVAGFGPLACSVVTTTRKFFTVLCSVLLFGNVLIARQWFGAVLVFAALFTDMMYGKKPNTPSKKAGGDAKLKEEQKKLIS from the exons ATGAACATACCGGAACACAGTCGATTTGCCATCTATGCGATTGGCATATTTTTCTCCTACTTTCTGTACGGCATCGTACAAGAGAAGCTTACTCGTGGACGATATGGAGATGAAGTCCAGCCAGATGGAGCTGTAGGAGAGCGTTTCACTTTCACACTAGCGCTTGTTTTTGTACAATGTttgtgcaattatttatttgccaaag GTATGCTGACAGTGAAGCCACAAAAGGAGGATACAACGCACTATGTCCAATATGCGGCGTGTTCCTTGACATATCTGCTGGCAATGGTTTCAACAAACATGGCGCTACGTTGGGTACCTTATCCCACGGCTGTTGTGGGCAAATCGGCTAAGCCTATACCTGTGATGATCTTGGGCGTGCTAATTGGACGCAAATCGTACAGCTGGACGCGCTATGCGTGCGTGCTTACTATTGTGCTGGGAGTTATACTGTTTATGTACAAGGAAAGCAAGGTATCCAACCTACCCAAGGAAACCACTGGCTTGGgcgagctgttgctgtttctgaGCTTGGCTATGGATGGCCTAACGGGTGCCATACAAGAACGTATGCGTGCAGCAAGCGCGCCTTCCGGTCAGCAGATGATGCTGTCCATGAACTACTGGAGCACAATAATGCTAGGCGCAGCTATGCTCATAACTG GCGAAGGCAAGGAGTTCGTTCAGTTTGCGTTGAGACATTCCGAAGTCTGGGTGCATCTATCATTGATTGCACTTTGCGGTGCATTGGGACAGTTGTTCATCTTCCTTATGGTAGCCGGATTTGGGCCTTTGGCCTGCTCTGTTGTTACCACCACACGCAAGTTCTTCACCGTGCTCTGCTccgtgttgttgtttggcaatGTATTAATTGCTCGCCAGTGGTTTGGCGCTGTCTTGGTCTTTGCAGCGCTATTCACGGACATGATGTACGGCAAGAAGCCAAATACGCCCAGCAAGAAAGCTGGTGGCGATGCCAAACTGAAAGAGGAGCAAAAGAAACTGATTTCGTAG
- the LOC108602782 gene encoding leucine-rich repeat-containing protein 15 — protein MRASGQVRLTLIIGLIFILSQAQAMEASDEVDYVALETTTEQETETETEPEPESEETTTTTERNFKLNIRTLDDNCQWQVDSSWLCTDFNFDQADQVAFFEPRTEVHIMPDMATYELREKRRVRALIMKNSTFRNMPLHLFSALPQLQELDMRQCQLQHVTWDCFLAAEQLQILLLSNNQLTQLEERNFGYANNLEYLFLSDNKLQQLHRDAFKGLSKLRHLDLSTNELQHLPAGLFDELQQLQQLSLHENRLQYLSSELLSHNTQLHTIILHTNYLSELAEQAFSFQSRLLLLDLSNNAPLELLLLQLNSSHLHARNCSLYRVNIFGSITNVDLRSNRLQELYFSSSETLEHLVLRNNSLAQLVTLTRVQRLRSLEVADNPQLRGLPSDWQTPQLERLDLSNTGLQQLPLETLRGMPHLRKLNVSANNISEIDIQSLSLLTQLTHFYIHANNWNCYNLKHVMRMLILAHGITYTADKFDNEFPGEYINGIACMYRLEQQSEPEQLQIVADSSANKLRYAQYNQVNAQAEPSAIDQVRQELKAVVQHLEAKLDGVYAQLIQLNAKMQSLERLNSSLWNQVTITV, from the exons atgaGAGCCAGCGGGCAAGTAAGACTAACGTTGATTATAGGcttgatatttatattaagcCAAGCGCAAGCTATGGAGGCATCAGATGAGGTGGATTACGTTGCCTTGGAGACAACAACAGAgcaagagacagagacagagacagagccagagccagagagtgaagagacaacaacaacaactgagcgcaactttaagcttaatataCGCACGTTAGATGACAATTGCCAATGGCAAGTGGACAGCAGTTGGCTATGCACAGATTTTAACTTTGATCAAGCTGATCAGGTGGCATTCTTTGAGCCACGCACTGAGGTGCATATAATGCCAGATATGGCGACCTATGAACTGCGGGAAAAGCGTCGAGTGCGCGCATTGATAATGAAAAATTCAACATTTCGAAATATGCcgctgcatttgttttcagcgctgccgcagctgcaagAGCTGGACATGCGTCAATGCCAGTTGCAACATGTGACTTGGGATTGTTTTCTAGCTGCAGAGCAGCTTCAAATATTGCTGCTCTCAAACAATCAACTAACGCAGCTTGAGGAGCGCAACTTTGGCTATGCTAACAACTtggaatatttatttctaagcgacaataagctgcagcagctgcatagaGATGCATTCAAGGGCTTGAGCAAGTTGCGTCACTTGGATTTGAGCACCAATGAGCTGCAACATTTGCCCGCTGGCCTATTcgatgagctgcagcagctgcagcaattgtcgCTGCATGAGAATCGCTTGCAGTATCTTAGCAGCGAGCTTTTgtcacacaacacacaactgCATACAATTATACTCCATACAAATTATCTAAGCGAGCTAGCCGAACAAGCTTTCAGCTTTCAGtcgcgtctgctgctgctcgatcTTTCGAATAATGCACcattggagctgctgctgctgcagctcaactCGAGCCACTTGCACGCTCGCAATTGTTCGCTCTATCGTGTTAACATATTTGGCAGCATCACCAATGTCGATCTGAGATCGAATCGCTTGCAGGAATTATACTTTAGCAGCTCCGAGACTTTGGAGCATTTGGTGCTGCGCAACAATTCGCTGGCGCAGCTTGTGACGCTCACGCGTGTTCAGCGTCTGCGTTCGCTTGAAGTTGCGGACAATCCGCAGCTACGTGGACTGCCGAGCGATTGGCAGACGCCGCAGCTGGAGCGACTGGACTTGAGCAATACGGGACTGCAGCAGTTGCCGCTAGAGACGCtgcgtggcatgccacatttGCGTAAATTGAATGTCTCAGCGAATAATATAAGCGAAATCGATATACAG TCCCTTAGTTTGCTCACTCAGCTCACCCACTTCTATATACATGCCAACAATTGGAACTGTTATAATCTAAAGCACGTTATGCGGATGCTTATACTGGCCCATGGCATTACCTATACGGCAGATAAGTTTGATAATGAGTTTCCTGGCGAGTATATTAACGGCATTGCCTGCATGTATCGCCTGGAGCAGCAATCAGAACCGGAACAGCTCCAAATTGTTGCAGACTCCAGTGCAAATAAACTTAGATATGCGCAATACAATCAAGTAAATGCACAGGCTGAGCCCTCGGCCATTGATCAAGTGCGACAGGAGCTCAAGGCTGTGGTGCAGCATTTGGAGGCGAAGCTGGATGGAGTCTATGCCCAGTTGATACAACTGAATGCCAAAATGCAATCGCTGGAGCGTTTAAACAGCTCGCTATGGAATCAGGTGACCATAACGGTCTGA